Genomic window (Flavobacterium oreochromis):
ATTTATCCCAAGATATAGAAAAGATAATGATTCTAAATGAATTAAGTTTCTGGAAAAGTATAAATTAATATTTTAAATAATTTTTTAAGGAAGATATCTCTAAAAATAATTAGAAAATAGGAGTAGATATGAAACAATGTTTAGAATGTAATGAAAATTTTATGGGTCGTGAAGATAAGAAATTTTGTAGTGATGCTTGTCGTAATGCTTATAACAATCGAATGAATAAAGATAGTACTAATTTAATGCGTAATATTAATAATAAACTCCGGAAAAATTATAGGATATTAAGTGAACTTAATTTAGAAGGTAAGACGAAAATTAATAGGACAAAATTAATGAGTAAAGGCTTTGAATTTGAGTATTTTACTTCTATATATACTACTAAAACAGGTAATGTTTATTATTTTTTATATGATCAAGGATATAGAGTTCTTGATCATGATTTTTATATTTTAGTTAAAAGAGAATCTTAAATAATGATTTATAAATACAACACAATTTCAATATTAGGCTGTGGTTGGTTAGGATTACCACTAGCTGAAAATCTAGTTTTAAAAGGACTATCAATAAAAGGTTCTACCACATCTGTAAATAAACTAGAGGTTTTAGAAAAATTGAAAATACAACCTTATTTAATTCAATTGTTTGAGAATAGGGTTACAGAAAACATTTCAGAATTTTTAAAAGAATCAGATCTTCTTATTATTATGATACCACCTAAGTTAAGGAAAAATAATGATGAAAATTTTATTGCTAAAATTCAAAAAATTATTCCTTATATAGAAACTTCTAATATTTCTAAAGTACTTTTTATAAGTTCTATTTCTGTGTATGGAGATACTTTTAAAAAGGTTACAATAACTGAAAAAGATATTGTTATTCCTAGTACCGAAGCAGGACGACAATTATTAAAAGTAGAACAATTATTACAAAAAAATCAGAAATTTAAAACAACTATTTTGCGTTTAGGAGGTTTAATAGGTGAAGATAGACACCCTGTGATATACTTAGCAGGAAAAGAAAATTTAGAAAATCCAGAAGCAGCAGTAAATTTGATTTCTCAAACAGATTGTATACAAATTATTGAGAAGATGATATATTCTAATACAGTATGGGGAAATGTATTTAATGCTGTAGCTCCTTTTCATCCCACTCGAAAAGAATACTACACAGACAAAGCGGTGCAAAACAATTTAAAAATACCGAAATTTGTTAATTCAGATACACAAGGTAAAATAATTGATTCTACCTTATTAATAGAAAAATTACCATATGAATTTAATCTAGATCTTTATTAATGAAACTAATTCAAAAGATACAATCCTTAGGATTACCAGTTTTAGCCCTTATATGGGTTTCTTTTTTCTTTGGTACAACTTGGTTAGCCTCTAAACAAGGAGTAAAAGCAATGCCTGCTTTGCAATTAGTAGCTATAAGACAGTTTATAGCAGCTTTTATTTATATAAGTTATTTTTGGTTTAAAAAGATGCCATGGCCTAAAGCAAAACAGTGGCGTACTATTTTAATCTTGAGTGTTTTAAACTTTGTTTTAAGTAATGGACTTAGTACCTGGGGAGTAAAATATATTTCTAGTGGCTTAGGTGCCGTAATTGGGGCTATTTTCCCGTTATGGATAGTCATTATCAGTTTTTTTAATGGTGAGCGATTATCAAAATTAGCTGTTCTAGGATTATTAGTAAGTTTTAGTGGAGTATGTGTAGTATTTTCTGATTATTTAGCTGATTTTATTAGACCTGATTTTCAATTTGGGATTTTACTTTCTGTTTTAGCCACTATTACTTGGGCTATAGGTAGTATGTACACTAAAAAGAAAGCAAAAAATTTTAACCCTTATTTTAGTTTAGGATTACAAATGCTTATTTCTAGTATTTTACTATTTGCATATACAGGTGCTACAGGAACTTCTATTAGTTTGTTTCAAATACCATCACAAGCATGGTGGTCTATTGTTTATTTAGTTGTATTTGGCTCCATTACTACTTTTATAGCACTGGTATACGCATTACAACATTTACCTACTGAAATAAGTAGTATTTATGCTTATGTAAATCCCATTGTTGCTGTAATATTAGGAGATATTATTTTTAATGAACCCTTTACAATTACATTAGGAATAGGCGTAGTTATTGTTATTCTTGGGATTTATTTGATCAATAAAGGTATTAAAAAAACCTCGAAATAAAACAGCATATTATTAATTTTAAAAAAGATCAATCATTATAAAATATGAGAAAATTATCATTCCAGTTGTTATTACTCCCTTTGGTAATGAACACGATAGCACAGGATAAAAAAAATCAAGTTTTACCTAATGAAAACTTGATTACTGAAAATATTTCATCCATCTCAAAAGAATTAGCTCAAAAAGTAAAAAAATATACTGAATCCAGAGGAGCAGGTTTATTAGCAATACATCCAATAAAAGAGGAGATAATAATTTCTACTCGTTTCGGTTCAACAAATCAATTACATAAAATCATACAACCTTTAGGTGCTCGAAAACAAATTACATTTTTTGAAGAACCTATTTCTAGTGCATCTTATGAACCAACTAAAGGAGAATATTTAATTTATAGTCGTGATATAGGAGGAAACGAATTTGGACAACTCTATAAGTTAGATTTAAAAACAGGACTGTCAACTTTATTAACAGATGGAGGACGTTCTCAAAACGGAAATGTAACTTGGGAAAAAAATGGAATAGGATTTTATTATTCTTCAACCAAACGAAATGGGGCTGATCGTGATATTTATTATATGAATCCTAATAATTCCACATCAACAAAATTAGTTCTAGAAGTAAAAGGAGGAGGTTGGAATATAGAAGATATTTCAGAAGATGGAAAAAAACTTTTAATTACTGAAAGTATATCTGCTAATGAATCACATGTTTGGATATTCGACACAACAACTAATAAAATAGAGCAGATTACCAATAGAACTGATAAAGGAATTGTACAATCAAATCCAAGTTTTTCAAATAATCCTGATGAAATTTTGTTTACAACAGATCGTGATAATGAATTTCGCCGTTTAGCAACATTTAATATTAAAACAAAAAAAATTACATATTTTACTAGCATCATTCCTTGGGATATAGAAGCATATGAATTTAGTCAAGATAAAACGAAATTAGTTTTTATGACAAATGAAGGAGGATTACATAAATTGTATTTGATGGATACTAGAACTAAACAATTTAGAATAATTCCTAATCTTCCTGTAGGATTAATTAATGGAGTAAAATTTGCTAATGATAATCAAAATATTTTCTTTTCACAATCTACCGCTAATTCTTCTTCAGATGTCTATAAATTAAATTTAAAAACAAGTAAAATTACACCTTGGACAGAAAGCGAATTAGGAGAAATGCAAAAATCAGATATGTCTACTCCTAAACTGGTTGAATGGAAAAGCTTTGATGGAATGAGTATTTCAGGGTTTTATTATCCTGCTTCAAAAAAATTTACAGGAAAAAGACCTGTTATGATTAATATACACGGTGGTCCTGAAGGACAATCTTTAGCAACATTTTTGGGAGCAAATAATTACTATACAAATGAAATGGGGATAGCCTTGATTTATCCTAACGTTAGAGGATCATCAGGATTTGGAAAAACCTATTTAGCCAAAGATAATGGTTTTTTAAGAGAAGATTCTGTTAAAGATATTGGAGCTCTTCTAGATTGGATTGCTCAACAACCAGATTTAGATAAAGATAGAATTATGATTATGGGAGGAAGTTATGGTGGTTATATGACTTTAGCTACTGCCTTTCATTATGCTGATAGAATTCGTTGCAGTGTAGATGTCGTTGGAATTTCTAATTTTAATACTTTTTAAAAAAATACAGAAGATTATCGTCGTGATTTACGTCGTGTAGAGTATGGTGATGAGAGGGATCCTAAAATGTATGAATTTTTAGATAAAATTTCCCCTATGAATAATACAAATAAAATTAAAAAACCAATGTTTATTATTCAGGGAACAAATGATCCTCGTGTACCTGTATCCGAAGCTACTCAAATGCGTGATAAGTTAAAAGAACAAGGAAATATCGTTTGGTATTTAGAAGCAAAAGATGAAGGACATGGTTTTCGTAAAAAAGCTAATGTAGATTTTCAACGTTTAGCTGTTATAAGATATATTGAAGAATATTTATTAAAGTAATCTTATAAAAAATTAAACGCCCAGTAAAACTTATTGGGCGTTTGTTTTTAATGTATAAATAAAGCTTTTAATTCTGTAGCCTCATCTGGTTTCATTTTTCCAGCTAAAACAAGACTCAATTGTTTTCTTCTTAGAGCCGCATCATATCTTGATTTTTCTTCTTCTGTTTCAGGTATTATTTGAGGAACTTCAACGGGTCTGCCTGTTTCATCTACCGCTACAAATGTATAAATTGCCTCATTTGCTTTAGTACGATTACCTGATTCACGATCTTCAATCCATACATCTAAAAATATTTCCATAGAAGAATTAAAAGCTCTAGAAACTTTTGCTTCAATAGTAACAACACTTCCTAAAGGAATTGATCGATTAAAAGCAACGTGATTTACAGAAGCAGTAACTGTAATTCTTCTAGAATGTCTTCTAGCAGCTATACTCGCTGCACGATCCATTCTAGCTAAAAGCTCACCACCAAATAAATTATTTAATGGATTAGTTTCACCAGGTAATACTAAGTCGGTAATAACAGTTAAAGATTCTGAAGGGTATTTAGGATGCATAATTTAAACTTTTTACAAAGATATAATGTTTTTATTATATAAAAATTAAAAAAGCCTTCACTTTAGAAGGCTTTTTTGTGAATTATAAATTTTTTATTAATAACCAGGCTTCGGGGTTATCTTTTTCTTGAATTGTGGTTAGTTGATGTTGAGCATCTGTATAAGTAGCATAACTACCATAAAAAACTGGAAATAAGCCTTGTTCATTTTGTGGCATAATTTTAGCTTTAGAAAAACCTTTAGCTTTTAATTCATTTACTGTACGTTCGGCATTTGATAAACTTCTAAAAGAACCTGCTACTAAATGAAAAGCTAATGTTTTTTTTTCAGTACTGAGATTAACAGGGTTTTCTATAAAAAAAGTAGCTTCTTGTAATTTCGTTTCTACTTCTTTTTGAACTTCCTTTTGAACTAGTATTGATTTAGACTGTTCTTGTTGTTCAAGATAACCTAAATAACCAAAAGTTCCTGCACCTGCACCCACTGTTAGTATTGCTGTATATTTTAAGAAATTCTTGAAAGGATTTTTCTTCTCAGGGATGATACTAAGTGTTGTTTCCTCTAGTTCTTCCTCTTCCAGTATTGGAAGAGTTTCTTGAGGAACTATAGATTTTAATACTTCACGCTTAATAGAAGGAGATACTAAAGACGTGAGTCCAAATGATGAGGTTAAATAATTAGTGTGTTCAAAAGCCTCAAATACAATATGATTTTCAATATTATATTTCAGAATTCCAATGTTTTTTAGTATAATGAATTCACGTTTCAATAGCTTTTGTTCCCACTCTTTTACTAAAGAATCTAATTTAGCAACGGCCATTATATAACTTATACCTTCTTGTAGGGCTATATGATTAGCTAATAAACCATCATTATTTTTTATATAACTATTAAAAGAAACCACTTTTTTAGGAGGAAAAAAAGTAGTTGTATTTTCTTGTACAGTAGTTGTTATAGTTTCAGTCAAAAAAGCCCCTAGATTAGGTACAATTACACATTGGTAACGATAAAGTAACTCGGATATATAGTGTTCGATATTCATCTATTTTTAATAATATTTTTCAAAGATAACCCCACAACTATCAGAATTATCTCTTTTTAATCATAAGCATTTGAGTAAGTAAATTCAAAAGGTTTCTGATTTAATTAGGAGCAAAATTATAAATTACAAGCCAAAATAAAAATTTTATTAACAAATGTTATCAACAATTTAAAAAAATATGTAACTTGTAGTATTATTATTTATACGCCATGTTACATACTGATTTATTTTATGCCTTAGCTCTTTTAAATACTGAAGGAGTAGGAGACGTTATAGCGAAAAGATTGATATTGAATTGTGGATCAGCAGAAGAAGTCTTTAAAACAAGATCAACTCATTTAGCTAAAATTGAGGGAGTGGGAAGTTTTTTAATACAAAATTTAAAAAAATCTGACTCCTTTACCAAAGCTGAAAAAGAATTAAAATTCTTATTAAAAGAATCTATTAATGTATGGTATTTTCAAGATTCATTATACCCAACCAGATTAAAAGAATGCTATGATGCTCCCGTTTTGTTATTTACAACAGGAAATATTCATTTAGAGAATCCAAAAATCATTAGTATTGTTGGTACTCGGCAAGTAACACCTCAAGGAATTGATTTTTGTAGAAAATTCATTCAAGATTTAGCACCTCTTAATCCCATTATTGTAAGCGGATTTGCTTATGGAGTCGATATAGCAGCTCATCAATGTGCTATTGAATGTGGCTTACAAACAATTGCTGTTTTAGCACATGGTTTAAGTCAGATTTACCCTAAACCTCATAAAAAATATATCCGAAAAGTTGAAGAAAATGGAGGATTTATAACGGAATTTTTTAGTACAACCAATCCTGATAGAGAAAACTTCGTAAAAAGAAATCGAATAGTTGCTGGTATTTCAGAAGCCACTTTAGTTATTGAAAGTGCGGAACAAGGTGGTTCATTACTAACTGCTCAAATGGCTAATAATTACCATCGTGAAGTTTTTGCTGTTCCAGGAAGAGTAACTGATAAATATAGTAAAGGCTGTAATGATTTGATTAAGACGAACAAAGCACAATTGTTAACAAATACAGCGGATTTAGTTTATCATTTAAATTGGGATTTGAAAAAATCAACAAAAGCAATACAAAAACAACTTTTTATTAATTTAACAGAAGATGAACAATCTATTTTTGATTATTTACAAAAACAAGGAAAGGAACATTTAGATCGTATTGCAATTGATTCTGATTTAACAGTTTTTAAATTATCTTCCTTACTACTTAATATGGAATTAAAAGGAGTAATACGGTCTTTACCTGGGAAATATTTTGAGATAATCTAAAAATCAATACCTTTGCCATTGAATTCTTCCATTTAGAATTCATCACACGTTTAGTTATCTCACTTAAAGTTTATAGCATGCAACTGTATAACACCTTAAGCGCAGAAGAAAGAGCTGAATTAATTGATCAAGCAGGAAAACAACGTTTGACAATTTCTTTCTACCAGTATGCGCGTATTCAAGATCCACAACAATTTCGTAATGATTTATTTTTAGCTTGGAATAAACTAGATGCTTTAGGACGCGTCTATGTAGCTAATGAAGGTATTAATGCTCAAATGAGTGTGCCCGCTGAAAATTTTGAAACCTTTCGAAATACTTTAGAAGCTTATGACTTTATGAAAGGAATTCGTATAAATGTAGCGGTTGAACATGATGATCATTCTTTTCTTAAATTAACAGTTAAAGTACGCCACAAAATTGTAGCAGACGGATTAAATGATGATTCTTTTGATGTAACTAACAAAGGAATTCATTTAAATGCAAAAGATTTTAATACAATTTTAGATGACCCTAATACGATTGTAGTTGATTTTAGAAATCATTATGAAAGTGAAGTAGGACATTTTAGAAATGCTATTACTCCTGATGTAGAAACCTTTCGCGAGTCATTACCTATTATAAATGAACAATTACAAGATTTTAAAGAAGATAAAAATTTAGTAATGTATTGTACAGGAGGAATACGTTGTGAAAAAGCATCAGCATATTTTAAACACCAAGGCTTTAAAAATGTATACCAATTAGAAGGTGGTATTATAAATTACGCACGTCAGATAAAAGAACACGGTTTAGAAAGTAAATTTATTGGTAAAAATTTTGTTTTCGATCATCGTTTAGGAGAAAGAATTACAGATGATATTATAGCACAATGTCATCAATGCGGCACACCTTGTGATAACCATACAAATTGTGCAAATGATAGCTGCCATTTATTGTTTATCCAATGTGATGATTGTGCTCAAAAAATGGAAAATTGCTGTTCAGTAGAATGTTTAGATACAACTCATTTACCTCTAGAAGAACAGGTTCTTTTAAGAAAAGGAATTCAAAACAGTAATAAAATATTTCGTAAAGGAAAATCAGAAGCCTTAAAATTTAAAAAATCAGGAGAACTTACTGCTACATCTTTAGCAAAAGCGACTGAAAATGATCAAAAATCTAAGAATATAAGACAGCGTATAGCAGTTAAAAAAATATTAATAGGAAAAGGTAATCATTACTATTCAAAAACACAAGTAGGACAATTTTTAATTGAGGCAGATCAAATCGTTTTAGGAGATAAAGTTCTTATTTCAGGACCAACTACCGGTAATCAGGAAATTATAGTAGAGAATATGTTTGTAAATGGTGAACCTAATTCTATTGCTAAAATAGGTGATAAAATTACGATGAACGTACCTTTTAAAGTGAGACCATCAGATAAATTATATAAAATTATAAAATAATGACAAGTTCAGGTAAAATAGAATTAATGGCACCCGCAGGAAATTTTGAATCCTTGCAGGCCGCCTTAGATAATGGTTGTGATTCAATATATTTTGGTGTCGAGCAATTAAACATGCGCGCTCGTGCTACTGTAAATTTTATATTAGATGATTTACCTGAAATTGCTCGTCGTTGTCAAGAAAAAAATGTAAGAACCTATCTTACATTGAATACAATTATTTATGATCATGATTTATCAATCGTCAAAACATTAATAACAAAAGCTAAAGAAGCAGGAATCACAGCTGTAATTGCTTCAGATCAAGCTGTAATTATGACAGCTAGAACAGCTGGTATGGAAGTTCATATTTCAACCCAGTTGAATGTTACAAATATAGAAACTGTAAAGTTCTATGCAATGTTCGCAGATACCATCGTTTTATCTCGTGAGTTAAGTTTACGTCAAGTAAAAAAAATTACTGAATTAATTGAGAAAGAACAAATAAAAGGACCAAGTGGTAATTTAGTAGAAATTGAAATCTTTGGACATGGCGCTTTGTGTATGGCGGTTTCAGGTAAATGTTACTTGAGCCTTCATTCCCATAATTCTTCTGCTAATAGAGGAGCTTGTAAACAAAATTGTCGTAAAAAATATACTGTTATTGATCAAGAATCAGGTTTTGAAATCGAAATTGATAATGAGTATATGATGTCACCAAAAGATTTATGTACAATAGATTTTTTAGATCAAGTAATTGATTCAGGAATAAAGGTGCTTAAATTAGAAGGTCGTGGTCGTGCTCCAGAATATGTAGCAACCGTTACGAGAACATATCGTGAAGCTATAGATGCTTATTATAACGGAACCTTTTCTAAGGAAAAAATAAATACTTGGATGGAAGCATTAGAAACTGTTTATAATCGTGGCTTTTGGAGCGGTTATTACTTAGGTCAAAAATTAGGAGAATGGAGCAAAGATTCAGGAAGTAATGCAACGCAAAAAAAGTATATGTAGGAAAAGGAATGCACTATTTTCCAAAAGCAAGTATTGGTGAATTTAAAATTGAAGCTTACGACATTAAAAAGGGAGATAAAATTTTAATAACCGGACCAAGTACTGGAGCTCAGGAAATGATTATTGAAGAA
Coding sequences:
- the dprA gene encoding DNA-processing protein DprA, with protein sequence MLHTDLFYALALLNTEGVGDVIAKRLILNCGSAEEVFKTRSTHLAKIEGVGSFLIQNLKKSDSFTKAEKELKFLLKESINVWYFQDSLYPTRLKECYDAPVLLFTTGNIHLENPKIISIVGTRQVTPQGIDFCRKFIQDLAPLNPIIVSGFAYGVDIAAHQCAIECGLQTIAVLAHGLSQIYPKPHKKYIRKVEENGGFITEFFSTTNPDRENFVKRNRIVAGISEATLVIESAEQGGSLLTAQMANNYHREVFAVPGRVTDKYSKGCNDLIKTNKAQLLTNTADLVYHLNWDLKKSTKAIQKQLFINLTEDEQSIFDYLQKQGKEHLDRIAIDSDLTVFKLSSLLLNMELKGVIRSLPGKYFEII
- a CDS encoding DMT family transporter, giving the protein MKLIQKIQSLGLPVLALIWVSFFFGTTWLASKQGVKAMPALQLVAIRQFIAAFIYISYFWFKKMPWPKAKQWRTILILSVLNFVLSNGLSTWGVKYISSGLGAVIGAIFPLWIVIISFFNGERLSKLAVLGLLVSFSGVCVVFSDYLADFIRPDFQFGILLSVLATITWAIGSMYTKKKAKNFNPYFSLGLQMLISSILLFAYTGATGTSISLFQIPSQAWWSIVYLVVFGSITTFIALVYALQHLPTEISSIYAYVNPIVAVILGDIIFNEPFTITLGIGVVIVILGIYLINKGIKKTSK
- the trhO gene encoding oxygen-dependent tRNA uridine(34) hydroxylase TrhO codes for the protein MQLYNTLSAEERAELIDQAGKQRLTISFYQYARIQDPQQFRNDLFLAWNKLDALGRVYVANEGINAQMSVPAENFETFRNTLEAYDFMKGIRINVAVEHDDHSFLKLTVKVRHKIVADGLNDDSFDVTNKGIHLNAKDFNTILDDPNTIVVDFRNHYESEVGHFRNAITPDVETFRESLPIINEQLQDFKEDKNLVMYCTGGIRCEKASAYFKHQGFKNVYQLEGGIINYARQIKEHGLESKFIGKNFVFDHRLGERITDDIIAQCHQCGTPCDNHTNCANDSCHLLFIQCDDCAQKMENCCSVECLDTTHLPLEEQVLLRKGIQNSNKIFRKGKSEALKFKKSGELTATSLAKATENDQKSKNIRQRIAVKKILIGKGNHYYSKTQVGQFLIEADQIVLGDKVLISGPTTGNQEIIVENMFVNGEPNSIAKIGDKITMNVPFKVRPSDKLYKIIK
- a CDS encoding HU domain-containing protein gives rise to the protein MNIEHYISELLYRYQCVIVPNLGAFLTETITTTVQENTTTFFPPKKVVSFNSYIKNNDGLLANHIALQEGISYIMAVAKLDSLVKEWEQKLLKREFIILKNIGILKYNIENHIVFEAFEHTNYLTSSFGLTSLVSPSIKREVLKSIVPQETLPILEEEELEETTLSIIPEKKNPFKNFLKYTAILTVGAGAGTFGYLGYLEQQEQSKSILVQKEVQKEVETKLQEATFFIENPVNLSTEKKTLAFHLVAGSFRSLSNAERTVNELKAKGFSKAKIMPQNEQGLFPVFYGSYATYTDAQHQLTTIQEKDNPEAWLLIKNL
- a CDS encoding NAD(P)-dependent oxidoreductase codes for the protein MIYKYNTISILGCGWLGLPLAENLVLKGLSIKGSTTSVNKLEVLEKLKIQPYLIQLFENRVTENISEFLKESDLLIIMIPPKLRKNNDENFIAKIQKIIPYIETSNISKVLFISSISVYGDTFKKVTITEKDIVIPSTEAGRQLLKVEQLLQKNQKFKTTILRLGGLIGEDRHPVIYLAGKENLENPEAAVNLISQTDCIQIIEKMIYSNTVWGNVFNAVAPFHPTRKEYYTDKAVQNNLKIPKFVNSDTQGKIIDSTLLIEKLPYEFNLDLY
- a CDS encoding acyl-CoA thioesterase, whose amino-acid sequence is MHPKYPSESLTVITDLVLPGETNPLNNLFGGELLARMDRAASIAARRHSRRITVTASVNHVAFNRSIPLGSVVTIEAKVSRAFNSSMEIFLDVWIEDRESGNRTKANEAIYTFVAVDETGRPVEVPQIIPETEEEKSRYDAALRRKQLSLVLAGKMKPDEATELKALFIH